A genomic stretch from Serratia entomophila includes:
- the rlmD gene encoding 23S rRNA (uracil(1939)-C(5))-methyltransferase RlmD yields MAQFYSPKRRVTTRQNLQMLTVTVNDLDPFGQGVARHDGKAIFVPGVLPGEQAEIQLTEDKRQFAKGKLKRLLTRSPQRVEPRCPHFGVCGGCQQQHADEALQQQSKAAALVRMIARETGVTPQQEPVIAGPQYGYRRRARLGLSWQPKQQRLVMGFRQAASSELVPVRHCPVLCPELEQLLAPLNACLSALQGARRLGHAELVLADNGPVLVLRHLDALKEPDRQALLAFAQQKNVTIYLAPDSDRLEKLCGETPYYQVDGLRLDFSPRDFIQVNDAVNQQMVAQALEWLEVQPNDRVLDLFCGMGNFTLPLARRAAAVVGIEGVATLVANGQYNAHKNRLNNASFFHENLEDDVERQPWAAQGFDKVMLDPARAGAAGVMSHIVKLAPERVVYVSCNPTTLARDSKVLLDAGYRLARVRMLDMFPHTGHLESMALFINDTAPEVAAE; encoded by the coding sequence ATGGCGCAATTCTACTCTCCCAAACGCCGCGTGACGACCCGGCAGAACTTACAAATGTTAACCGTGACGGTGAATGACCTCGATCCCTTCGGCCAGGGCGTGGCGCGCCATGACGGCAAGGCGATATTCGTGCCGGGAGTGCTGCCCGGCGAACAGGCGGAAATCCAGCTGACGGAAGACAAGCGCCAGTTCGCCAAAGGCAAGCTGAAGCGCCTGCTGACCCGCAGCCCGCAGCGGGTTGAGCCGCGCTGCCCGCACTTTGGCGTCTGCGGCGGCTGCCAGCAGCAGCACGCGGACGAGGCGCTGCAGCAGCAGAGCAAGGCGGCGGCGCTGGTGCGCATGATAGCCCGCGAAACCGGCGTTACGCCGCAGCAGGAGCCGGTGATCGCCGGGCCGCAGTATGGCTACCGCCGCCGCGCCCGTCTGGGCCTGAGCTGGCAGCCGAAGCAACAGCGGCTGGTGATGGGGTTTCGCCAGGCGGCCTCCAGCGAGCTGGTGCCGGTGCGCCATTGCCCGGTGCTGTGTCCCGAGCTGGAGCAACTGCTGGCGCCGCTGAACGCCTGCCTGAGCGCGTTGCAGGGCGCGCGGCGTTTGGGCCACGCGGAACTGGTGCTGGCGGACAACGGCCCGGTGTTGGTGTTGCGCCACCTCGATGCGCTGAAAGAGCCGGATCGTCAGGCGCTGTTGGCGTTTGCGCAGCAAAAAAACGTAACCATTTATTTGGCGCCGGACAGCGATCGGCTGGAAAAACTGTGCGGTGAAACGCCGTATTATCAGGTCGACGGGCTACGCTTAGACTTCAGCCCGCGCGACTTTATTCAGGTCAATGACGCGGTAAATCAGCAAATGGTGGCGCAGGCCCTTGAATGGCTCGAGGTTCAACCCAATGATCGGGTATTGGATCTGTTCTGCGGCATGGGCAATTTTACTCTGCCGTTGGCGCGCCGCGCCGCTGCGGTGGTGGGCATAGAAGGTGTTGCCACACTGGTAGCGAATGGGCAATATAATGCACATAAGAATAGGCTGAATAATGCTTCGTTTTTCCATGAGAATCTGGAAGACGACGTTGAGCGGCAACCTTGGGCAGCACAAGGATTTGATAAAGTGATGCTGGATCCCGCCCGCGCCGGCGCGGCTGGAGTGATGTCACACATTGTAAAACTGGCGCCAGAGCGGGTGGTCTATGTTTCCTGTAACCCCACCACGCTGGCACGCGACAGCAAAGTGCTGCTGGACGCCGGTTATCGTCTTGCGCGCGTGCGGATGTTGGATATGTTTCCGCACACGGGGCATCTTGAGTCAATGGCGCTGTTTATTAACGACACTGCGCCAGAGGTCGCTGCAGAGTAG
- the relA gene encoding GTP diphosphokinase, which produces MVAVRSAHLNTAGEFALDEWIASLGLPNPQSCERLAATWRYCEQQTQNHPDAPLLLWRGLEMVEILSTLSMDNDSMRAALLFPVVDAGIVQEDTLTEEFGKGITYLVHGVRDMDAIRQLKATHNDSMASEQVDNVRRMLLAMVEDFRCVVIKLAERIAHLREVKDAPEDERVLAAKECSNIYAPLANRLGIGQLKWELEDFCFRYLHPEEYKRIAKLLHERRIDREQFIDDFVASLRGAMADESVKAEIYGRPKHIYSIWRKMQKKHLAFDELFDVRAVRVVVERLQDCYAALGIVHTHFRHLPDEFDDYVANPKPNGYQSIHTVVLGPRGKTLEIQIRTRQMHEDAELGVAAHWKYKEGAVATVRSGYEERIAWLRKLIAWQEEMADSGEMLDEVRSQVFDDRVYVFTPKGDVVDLPAGSTPLDFAYHIHSDVGHRCIGAKIGGRIVPFTYQLRMGDQIEIITQKQPNPSRDWLNPNLGYVTTSRGRSKIHNWFRKQDRDKNILAGRQMLDSELEHLGISLKEAEKLLIPRYNMNSLDEVLAAIGGGDIRLNQMVNFLQGKFNKPSAEEQDREALRQLVQQKAPPPTRNKDNGRVVVEGVGNLMHHIARCCQPIPGDDIVGFITQGRGISIHRADCDQLVDLQSHAPERIVDAVWGESYSSGYSLVVRVMANDRSGLLRDITTILANEKVNVLGVASRSDTKKQLATIDMDIEIYNQQVLGRVLAKLNQLPDVIDAKRLHGS; this is translated from the coding sequence ATGGTTGCGGTAAGAAGTGCACATCTGAATACGGCGGGTGAATTCGCTCTCGACGAGTGGATCGCCAGCTTGGGGCTACCTAACCCGCAGTCATGTGAGCGATTAGCCGCGACCTGGCGTTATTGTGAGCAGCAGACCCAAAACCATCCCGACGCGCCGCTGTTGCTGTGGCGCGGGCTTGAAATGGTGGAGATCCTCTCCACCCTGAGCATGGACAACGACAGCATGCGCGCCGCGCTGCTGTTCCCGGTGGTCGATGCCGGCATCGTGCAGGAAGATACCCTGACCGAAGAATTCGGCAAGGGCATTACCTATCTGGTGCACGGCGTGCGCGATATGGACGCCATCCGCCAGTTGAAAGCGACGCATAACGATTCGATGGCCTCCGAGCAGGTCGACAACGTGCGCCGCATGCTGTTGGCGATGGTGGAGGATTTCCGCTGCGTGGTCATCAAGCTGGCGGAGCGTATCGCCCACCTGCGGGAAGTGAAGGACGCGCCGGAAGACGAGCGCGTGCTGGCGGCCAAAGAGTGTTCCAACATCTACGCGCCGCTGGCCAACCGCCTGGGCATCGGGCAGCTGAAGTGGGAGCTGGAGGATTTCTGCTTCCGCTATCTGCACCCGGAAGAATACAAGCGCATCGCCAAGCTGCTGCATGAGCGCCGCATTGACCGCGAACAGTTTATCGACGATTTCGTCGCCTCGCTGCGCGGCGCGATGGCCGATGAGAGCGTCAAGGCCGAGATCTACGGCCGCCCGAAACACATCTACAGCATTTGGCGCAAGATGCAGAAAAAACATCTGGCCTTCGACGAGCTGTTCGACGTGCGCGCGGTGCGCGTGGTGGTCGAACGCCTGCAGGACTGCTATGCGGCGCTGGGGATTGTGCATACCCACTTCCGCCACCTGCCGGACGAGTTCGACGATTACGTCGCCAACCCGAAGCCTAACGGCTATCAGTCGATCCATACCGTGGTGCTGGGCCCGCGCGGCAAAACGCTGGAAATCCAGATCCGCACCCGCCAGATGCATGAAGACGCTGAGCTGGGCGTCGCCGCGCACTGGAAATACAAGGAGGGCGCGGTGGCGACCGTGCGTTCCGGCTACGAGGAACGCATCGCCTGGCTGCGCAAGCTGATCGCCTGGCAGGAAGAGATGGCGGACTCCGGCGAGATGCTCGACGAAGTGCGCAGCCAGGTGTTCGACGATCGGGTTTACGTGTTTACGCCGAAAGGCGACGTGGTGGATCTGCCGGCCGGCTCCACGCCGCTCGACTTTGCCTACCACATCCACAGCGACGTCGGCCACCGCTGCATCGGCGCCAAGATTGGCGGCCGCATCGTGCCTTTCACCTACCAGCTGCGCATGGGCGATCAGATTGAGATCATCACCCAGAAACAGCCGAACCCGAGCCGCGACTGGCTGAACCCGAACCTGGGCTATGTCACCACCAGCCGCGGGCGTTCGAAGATCCACAACTGGTTCCGCAAACAGGATCGCGACAAAAACATCCTCGCCGGCCGCCAGATGCTGGACAGCGAGCTGGAACACCTGGGCATCAGCCTGAAAGAGGCTGAAAAGCTGCTGATCCCGCGCTACAACATGAATTCGCTGGATGAAGTGCTGGCGGCGATCGGCGGCGGGGACATTCGTCTCAACCAAATGGTGAACTTCCTGCAGGGCAAGTTCAACAAACCGAGCGCCGAGGAGCAGGATCGCGAGGCGCTGCGCCAGCTGGTGCAGCAAAAAGCGCCGCCGCCGACCCGCAACAAGGACAACGGCCGGGTGGTGGTCGAGGGGGTGGGCAACCTGATGCATCACATCGCCCGCTGCTGCCAGCCGATCCCCGGCGACGACATCGTCGGTTTCATCACCCAGGGGCGCGGCATTTCCATCCACCGCGCCGATTGCGACCAGTTGGTTGATCTGCAGTCGCACGCGCCGGAGCGCATCGTCGACGCGGTGTGGGGCGAAAGCTATTCCAGCGGTTACTCGCTGGTGGTGCGGGTGATGGCTAACGATCGCAGCGGGCTGTTGCGCGACATCACCACCATCCTGGCCAACGAAAAGGTCAACGTGCTGGGCGTGGCCAGCCGGAGCGACACCAAAAAGCAGTTGGCCACCATCGATATGGATATCGAAATCTACAACCAGCAGGTGCTGGGCCGGGTGCTGGCGAAGCTTAACCAGCTGCCGGACGTGATAGACGCCAAGCGCCTGCACGGCAGCTAA
- the mazG gene encoding nucleoside triphosphate pyrophosphohydrolase: MTQSTPLQRLLNIMKTLRDPQNGCPWDRQQTFATIAPYTLEETYEVLDAIERQDYADLRDELGDLLFQVVFYAQMGQEQGLFGFDEVCNAISGKLERRHPHIFGDADAADSEAVAARWEQLKAGERAEKALHSALDDIPQALPALMKAHKIQKRCAAVGFDWHTLGPVLDKVYEEIDEVMHEAQQAVVDEQKLEEEIGDLLFATVNLSRHLGHKAENALQAANRKFERRFRQVEEIVTLRGLSMEDATLEQMEEAWQQVKSQEN; encoded by the coding sequence ATGACCCAATCCACTCCGCTGCAGCGTCTGCTGAACATCATGAAAACGCTGCGCGACCCGCAGAACGGTTGCCCGTGGGACCGTCAGCAGACCTTCGCCACCATTGCGCCCTACACGCTGGAAGAAACCTACGAAGTGCTGGACGCCATCGAACGCCAGGACTACGCCGATCTGCGCGATGAGCTGGGCGATCTGCTGTTCCAGGTGGTGTTTTACGCCCAAATGGGGCAGGAACAGGGGCTGTTCGGCTTCGATGAGGTGTGCAACGCCATCAGCGGCAAGCTGGAGCGTCGCCACCCGCATATCTTCGGTGACGCCGATGCGGCGGACAGCGAAGCCGTGGCGGCCCGCTGGGAGCAGTTGAAGGCCGGTGAACGCGCCGAGAAAGCGCTGCATTCGGCGCTGGACGATATCCCGCAGGCGCTGCCGGCGCTAATGAAGGCGCATAAAATTCAAAAGCGCTGCGCCGCGGTGGGCTTCGACTGGCATACGCTCGGCCCGGTGCTGGACAAGGTGTACGAAGAGATCGACGAAGTGATGCATGAAGCGCAACAGGCGGTGGTCGACGAGCAGAAGCTGGAAGAGGAGATTGGCGATCTGCTGTTCGCCACGGTCAACCTGTCGCGCCATCTCGGCCACAAGGCGGAAAACGCGCTGCAGGCGGCCAACCGCAAGTTTGAACGCCGTTTCCGCCAGGTGGAAGAGATAGTCACACTGCGCGGCCTGTCGATGGAAGACGCCACCCTCGAGCAAATGGAAGAGGCCTGGCAGCAGGTGAAAAGCCAGGAAAACTAA
- the pyrG gene encoding glutamine hydrolyzing CTP synthase — translation MTTNYIFVTGGVVSSLGKGIAAASLAAILEARGLNVTIMKLDPYINVDPGTMSPIQHGEVFVTEDGAETDLDLGHYERFIRTKMSRRNNFTTGRIYSDVLRKERRGDYLGATVQVIPHITNAIKERILEGGEGHDVVLVEVGGTVGDIESLPFLEAIRQMAVEVGREHTLYMHLTLVPYLAAAGEVKTKPTQHSVKELLSIGIQPDVLICRSDRAVPANERAKIALFCNVPEKAVISLKDVDSIYKIPGLLKSQGLDDYICKRFSLNAPEANLAEWEQVIYEEANPGGEVTIGMVGKYVELPDAYKSVIEALKHGGLKNRLTVNIKLIDSQDVETRGVEVLKGLDAILIPGGFGYRGVEGKVMTARYARENNIPYLGICLGMQVALMEFARNVAGMENANSTEFMPDCKYPVVALITEWRDEDGNVEVRTEESDLGGTMRVGSQQCHLTDNSLVRQLYGEPTIVERHRHRYEVNNMLLKQIEAAGLRVAGRSADNKLVEIIELPNHPWFVACQFHPEFTSTPRDGHPLFAGFVKAAGEHQKRQVK, via the coding sequence ATGACAACTAATTATATTTTTGTGACCGGCGGGGTCGTATCCTCTCTGGGTAAAGGCATTGCCGCAGCCTCTCTGGCGGCTATTCTTGAAGCCCGTGGCCTCAACGTTACCATCATGAAACTGGACCCGTACATCAACGTGGATCCGGGCACCATGAGCCCGATTCAGCATGGGGAAGTTTTCGTCACCGAAGACGGCGCAGAAACCGATCTGGATTTGGGTCACTACGAGCGCTTCATCCGCACCAAAATGTCGCGCCGCAACAACTTCACTACCGGCCGTATCTACTCCGACGTTCTGCGTAAAGAACGCCGCGGCGACTACCTGGGCGCAACCGTACAGGTTATCCCGCACATCACCAATGCTATCAAAGAGCGCATCCTGGAAGGCGGCGAAGGCCACGATGTGGTGCTGGTGGAAGTGGGCGGCACCGTCGGCGATATCGAATCGCTGCCGTTCCTGGAAGCCATTCGCCAGATGGCGGTGGAAGTGGGGCGCGAGCACACGCTGTACATGCACCTGACGCTGGTGCCGTATCTGGCTGCCGCCGGTGAAGTGAAAACCAAGCCGACTCAGCATTCCGTAAAAGAGCTGCTTTCAATCGGTATTCAGCCTGATGTGCTGATTTGCCGTTCCGATCGCGCAGTTCCTGCTAACGAACGCGCGAAAATCGCACTTTTCTGCAACGTGCCGGAAAAAGCGGTTATCTCCCTGAAAGACGTTGATTCCATTTATAAAATCCCAGGCCTATTGAAATCTCAGGGGCTGGACGATTATATTTGTAAACGATTCAGCCTGAACGCACCGGAAGCGAACCTGGCCGAATGGGAACAGGTGATCTACGAAGAAGCCAATCCGGGCGGCGAAGTGACCATCGGCATGGTCGGCAAATATGTCGAACTGCCGGATGCCTACAAGTCGGTGATCGAAGCGCTGAAGCATGGCGGGTTGAAAAACCGTCTGACCGTGAACATCAAGCTGATCGATTCGCAGGATGTGGAAACCCGTGGCGTAGAAGTGCTGAAGGGGCTGGACGCGATCCTGATCCCTGGCGGTTTCGGCTACCGCGGCGTGGAAGGCAAGGTGATGACCGCGCGTTATGCGCGTGAGAACAATATCCCTTATCTGGGCATTTGCCTGGGTATGCAGGTGGCATTGATGGAGTTCGCTCGCAACGTTGCGGGTATGGAGAACGCCAACTCGACCGAGTTTATGCCAGACTGCAAATACCCGGTGGTGGCGTTGATCACCGAATGGCGCGACGAAGACGGCAACGTCGAAGTGCGCACTGAAGAAAGCGATTTGGGTGGCACGATGCGTGTCGGTAGCCAACAATGCCATCTGACCGACAATAGCCTGGTGCGCCAGCTGTACGGCGAGCCGACCATTGTTGAACGCCATCGTCACCGTTACGAAGTTAACAACATGCTGTTGAAGCAGATCGAAGCCGCCGGGCTGCGCGTAGCCGGCCGTTCCGCCGACAACAAGCTGGTTGAGATCATTGAACTGCCGAATCACCCGTGGTTTGTGGCCTGTCAGTTCCACCCGGAATTTACTTCAACGCCGCGTGATGGGCATCCGTTGTTCGCCGGCTTTGTGAAGGCCGCCGGTGAGCATCAGAAGCGCCAGGTGAAATAA
- the eno gene encoding phosphopyruvate hydratase has product MSKIVKVIGREIIDSRGNPTVEAEVHLEGGFVGLAAAPSGASTGSREALELRDGDKSRFLGKGVLKAVAAVNGPIAQAVLGKDAKDQANIDKIMIDLDGTENKSKFGANAILAVSLAAAKAAAASKGMPLYEHIAELNGTPGKFSMPLPMMNIINGGEHADNNVDIQEFMIQPVGAKTLKEAVRIGSEVFHHLAKVLKAKGMNTAVGDEGGYAPNLGSNAEALAVIAEAVKAAGYELGKDVTLAMDCAASEFYKDGKYVLAGEGNKAFTSEEFTHFLEDLTKQYPIVSIEDGLDESDWDGFAYQTKVLGDKIQLVGDDLFVTNTKILKEGIEKGIANSILIKFNQIGSLTETLAAIKMAKDAGYTAVISHRSGETEDATIADLAVGTAAGQIKTGSMSRSDRVAKYNQLIRIEEALGDRAPFNGLKEVKGQ; this is encoded by the coding sequence ATGTCCAAAATCGTTAAAGTCATCGGTCGTGAAATCATCGACTCCCGTGGTAACCCGACTGTTGAAGCCGAAGTTCATCTGGAAGGCGGTTTCGTCGGTTTGGCTGCTGCGCCGTCAGGTGCTTCCACCGGTTCCCGCGAAGCTCTGGAACTGCGTGACGGTGACAAATCTCGTTTCCTGGGTAAAGGCGTACTGAAAGCCGTTGCTGCAGTAAACGGCCCAATCGCTCAGGCAGTACTGGGTAAAGATGCCAAAGACCAGGCGAACATCGACAAGATCATGATCGATCTGGACGGCACCGAGAACAAATCCAAGTTCGGCGCTAACGCCATTCTGGCGGTTTCTCTGGCTGCCGCTAAAGCTGCCGCAGCTTCCAAGGGCATGCCGCTGTACGAGCACATCGCTGAACTGAACGGCACCCCAGGCAAATTCTCCATGCCGCTGCCAATGATGAACATCATCAACGGCGGCGAGCACGCCGACAACAACGTCGACATTCAGGAATTCATGATCCAGCCGGTTGGCGCGAAAACCCTGAAAGAAGCGGTGCGCATCGGTTCTGAAGTGTTCCATCACCTGGCGAAAGTACTGAAAGCCAAAGGCATGAACACCGCAGTAGGCGACGAAGGCGGCTACGCGCCAAACCTGGGTTCCAACGCCGAAGCGCTGGCTGTTATCGCCGAAGCGGTAAAAGCGGCGGGCTACGAGCTGGGTAAAGACGTTACCCTGGCGATGGACTGTGCGGCGTCTGAATTCTACAAAGACGGCAAATACGTGCTGGCCGGCGAAGGCAACAAAGCCTTCACTTCCGAAGAGTTCACTCACTTCCTGGAAGATCTGACCAAACAGTACCCAATCGTCTCTATCGAAGACGGCCTGGACGAATCTGACTGGGATGGTTTCGCTTACCAGACCAAAGTGCTGGGCGACAAAATCCAGCTGGTTGGCGACGATCTGTTCGTGACCAACACCAAGATCCTGAAAGAAGGCATCGAGAAAGGCATCGCTAACTCCATCCTGATCAAATTCAACCAGATCGGCTCTCTGACCGAAACTCTGGCTGCCATCAAGATGGCGAAAGACGCCGGCTACACCGCGGTGATCTCTCACCGTTCAGGTGAAACCGAAGACGCTACCATCGCCGACCTGGCGGTAGGTACTGCGGCTGGCCAGATCAAAACCGGTTCCATGAGCCGTTCTGACCGCGTTGCCAAATACAACCAGCTGATTCGTATCGAAGAAGCGCTGGGTGACCGCGCGCCGTTCAACGGCCTGAAAGAAGTTAAAGGTCAGTAA
- a CDS encoding NAD(P)/FAD-dependent oxidoreductase, whose translation MRKRIVIVGGGTGGTILANLLAAKLHREILNNKVELLMISDSPVHYYKPAFMYVAFNAFFKQELTRSQQSLLRPEIQFIVDKAEAFELKQRRIITRSGKSYPYDFLVFATGCVPWPERIEGLAQAGDHFYQYQAARQLAQRLATIEKGRIFITVSFPETPNVPHQCGIAPIETTLMLDDYLRRRGVRKAIEIVYTYPTISQLLRNCLFLQRPTGEALPAIFAARDIRHQRGFTLSRVDEQRNIAYSAEGEEQPFDILMATPPIRAVEAVRNTGLSEIQNGEGWLPTDHQTLQVYGQQGVYVIGDTVDLPVSKAGGSCHNQAPVIADNIVAEIRLGQTISHYDGKVQAIAQMGLHAGMPLVYDYRHDVLPTPATKAGGMLRNGFNRGLYWATVRGLI comes from the coding sequence ATGCGAAAAAGAATTGTTATTGTCGGTGGCGGAACCGGGGGCACCATATTAGCCAATTTGTTGGCCGCCAAGCTGCATCGGGAAATATTGAATAATAAAGTCGAGTTATTAATGATTTCGGATTCACCGGTTCATTATTATAAGCCGGCGTTTATGTATGTGGCGTTTAACGCATTTTTCAAACAGGAATTAACCCGTTCCCAACAAAGTTTGCTGCGGCCGGAAATACAATTTATTGTCGACAAGGCCGAGGCTTTTGAATTAAAGCAGCGGCGCATCATAACGCGCAGCGGTAAAAGCTACCCGTATGATTTTCTGGTGTTCGCCACCGGCTGTGTGCCCTGGCCGGAACGCATCGAGGGGCTGGCGCAAGCGGGCGATCATTTTTATCAGTACCAGGCCGCGCGCCAGCTGGCGCAGCGGCTGGCGACCATCGAAAAAGGCCGCATCTTCATTACCGTCTCTTTCCCGGAAACCCCCAACGTACCGCACCAGTGCGGCATCGCGCCGATCGAAACCACCCTGATGCTGGACGACTACCTGCGGCGGCGCGGCGTGCGCAAGGCGATAGAAATTGTTTATACCTACCCGACCATTTCCCAACTGCTGCGCAACTGCCTGTTTCTGCAGCGCCCGACGGGCGAGGCGCTGCCCGCCATTTTCGCCGCGCGCGATATTCGCCACCAGCGCGGCTTCACCCTCAGCCGGGTCGATGAGCAGCGCAACATCGCCTATTCCGCCGAAGGCGAGGAACAGCCGTTCGACATCCTGATGGCGACGCCGCCGATCCGCGCCGTCGAAGCGGTGCGCAATACCGGGCTGAGCGAGATTCAAAACGGCGAGGGCTGGCTGCCGACCGACCACCAGACGCTGCAGGTTTATGGCCAGCAGGGGGTGTATGTGATCGGCGATACCGTCGATCTGCCGGTCAGCAAGGCCGGCGGCTCCTGCCACAATCAGGCGCCGGTGATCGCCGACAATATCGTGGCGGAAATCCGGTTAGGGCAGACCATCAGCCATTATGACGGCAAAGTGCAGGCGATCGCTCAGATGGGGCTGCACGCCGGCATGCCGCTGGTGTACGACTATCGTCACGACGTGTTGCCGACCCCGGCCACCAAAGCGGGCGGCATGCTGCGCAACGGTTTTAACCGCGGCCTCTATTGGGCCACGGTGAGGGGGCTGATATGA
- a CDS encoding methionine gamma-lyase: MSATFGHAFATRAIHHGYDPQQHLGALCPPVYMSSTFTFPTAEYGGACFAGTESGYFYSRIANPTLNLLEQRIANLESGEAAVAFSSGMGAITACCWTLLSPGDELIVDETIYGCTFSYFHQGLARYGVKVTHVDLTRPERLAAAIGPRTRLVYCETPANPNMRLIDIAAVAEIAHRQRALLLVDNTYCTPYLQRPLPLGADIVVHSATKYLGGHGDLLAGLAVTTQALAQDIRLVGLKDMNGAVLSAQDAALLLRGLKTLPLRMERHCDNAQRLAEMLARHPAVARVDYPGLETFPQHALAQRQMARPGGMLAFELKGGMAAGIRFLNALQLILRAVSLGDCESLAQHPASMTHSAYSAEERRRHHISDGLIRLSAGLEAFEDLQADILQALERAE, from the coding sequence ATGTCTGCCACTTTTGGCCACGCCTTTGCCACCCGTGCGATTCACCACGGCTACGATCCGCAGCAGCATTTGGGGGCGCTTTGCCCACCGGTGTATATGAGCTCTACCTTCACCTTCCCCACGGCGGAATACGGCGGCGCCTGCTTTGCCGGCACCGAGTCGGGCTATTTCTATTCGCGTATCGCCAACCCGACGCTGAATCTGCTGGAACAGCGCATCGCCAATCTGGAAAGCGGGGAGGCGGCGGTGGCGTTCTCCTCCGGCATGGGGGCGATCACCGCCTGCTGCTGGACGCTGCTTAGCCCGGGCGATGAACTGATCGTCGATGAAACCATTTATGGCTGCACTTTCAGCTATTTTCATCAGGGTCTGGCGCGCTATGGCGTGAAGGTAACCCACGTCGATCTGACCCGGCCGGAACGGCTGGCGGCGGCGATCGGGCCGCGTACCCGGCTGGTGTATTGCGAGACGCCGGCCAACCCCAACATGCGGCTGATCGATATCGCCGCGGTAGCGGAGATCGCCCACCGTCAACGGGCGCTGCTGTTGGTGGATAACACCTACTGCACGCCTTATTTGCAACGGCCACTGCCGTTGGGGGCCGACATCGTGGTGCACTCGGCCACTAAATACCTCGGCGGCCACGGCGATTTGCTGGCCGGTTTGGCGGTGACCACTCAGGCTCTGGCGCAGGATATCCGGCTGGTGGGGCTGAAGGACATGAACGGCGCGGTGCTGTCGGCGCAGGATGCGGCGCTGCTGCTGCGCGGCCTGAAGACGCTGCCGCTGCGCATGGAGCGCCACTGCGACAACGCCCAACGGCTGGCGGAGATGCTGGCGCGGCATCCGGCGGTGGCGCGGGTTGACTATCCCGGGCTGGAAACCTTCCCTCAGCACGCCCTGGCACAGCGGCAAATGGCGCGCCCCGGCGGCATGCTGGCGTTCGAGCTTAAGGGCGGCATGGCGGCGGGTATCCGCTTCCTCAACGCGCTGCAGCTGATACTGCGGGCGGTCAGCCTGGGGGATTGCGAAAGCCTGGCGCAGCACCCGGCCAGCATGACCCACTCGGCTTACAGCGCCGAAGAGCGGCGGCGCCACCATATCAGCGACGGGCTGATACGGTTGTCCGCCGGGTTGGAGGCGTTTGAGGATCTGCAGGCGGATATCCTGCAGGCGCTGGAGCGCGCTGAATAA